The following proteins are encoded in a genomic region of Flammeovirga pectinis:
- a CDS encoding Ig-like domain-containing protein, producing MIKLYNFKYILALPLFLLCFCLQAQTLMHNNNISVNTTSLEWTLTGSSLSPVVTDFELFENTTGQTAGTYLTLITINSGTEYRIIANISTLKTDTDQFKLQFNSTDATKNYIIDETAPSAPSLLRIHEDFDLGTSNSDNITNMTSLLFQVTAEVGSTITLYDGGSNLIAIGPCTGTNVFIGVVAAGTQNIQAYATDIAGNISSVTTTSITVDTTVPSTPNTPDLLTSSDSGTSTADDITNSTTPTFTLSGLTNTTGFKVQLESDKDGVLETVLITGTSQDVTLSSSLSEGVHQISAKMIDVAGNESTASSNLSLTIDTTIPVTPSITLNTNSDTGRDNSDYKSTDLTPTFTIVSPVGSTITLYEGSNTKGTLTSTGSDQITSSIITSGAVYNYTVKVNDIAGNESNVSNTIVYDLKNITIPPLTLPILNGASDSGIIGDGKTNNTTPIFNFTGLTNVDSREIIVNSSIDGEVGRETITGINNNITLTTLSEGTHTISYFIEDVYGNISTTGNQVLIIDTTPPSLSSVSIVSDNGVNSELVENGNTSTLSFTANELLRTTSTVVLGGQNATLSNIANDYTASYLFSNPANYVAVSFSISLEDEAGNLGTSVTSTTDGSQNYFYPALTNVITAPTSTQFCDGDLVSFTTPSSSASGGAGGYVYNWERRLGAGGYVSLNYSHEQLVENTNLSVGTYTYRRSVESDGITLNSNTFSVNVINGINNIISSPADTEYCNSANVGGVTINTTTASGGTGTFSYQWQYAINGGGWINDGTSSNYTNSVIFSTNGNYSFRRIVSSGACTSISNEVDVEINPSISSNTINNISGNTVCLGDAIVLIGSIPTGGNDSYTYQWYRQRNGGSFNSIPGATSQSYYNASVSNPGQYIFRREVTSGSCTSPELTSIINVPALISTFNLEPSTTSHSDIQTIAVPLNVTGLVSGETFYCSGPGVVSTGAGSGNNNFYPNLATQGTHTINYHITGSDGCEQVEAVVFNIYDGSSVISVGAQYCEDDAAVTLTVPVQPSFTGTGPYTLVRFEGDGTSGMATPSGATFTPADVLAANPSVLDGQNYSTTLTAVYEDSSIPVVEYSVSQSVIITKNHIANINLSQLDFCEDDAPFSVDANVDGVLSSSGGVFDLDGGALVSNNSIIINPRNLSLGSHTLRYTYTDNNINSCSVVDVITFNVNRLPTVGYRYVSSGDDGHFCFDGDTVFLQGIANSVDVTSGSFSTLDAVASALIDNNDGTAYFIPSQMGLDIYDSDEDYTITFSYTDGVGCLNDADSVVTIYGFDEVGLAFSSSSDSVCYSDGDVLITPMEGLSAYAGNGTYTISSGGLTSNMDGTASFNPSVASVAAGETSTSDYSMHIITYTYDNLEGCLLSINDTLYVKPLPSIPSLTSSVPSYCSNDVALAPIQVTGETGASFVWYSDVGLTSVVSSSNTLTPSNAPNVSALTTVSYYVVQTNTDVCTSDPLQVDILIYSKPVAPLLHAANQTTYCSGEIVNSLSVATAGTNIKWYSDAVLSTQVGFGDTFTPALNTNVSSDSSVTYYVTETTNGCEGPSTLVSIQIYKTPNPPTVNLPAVMCSGGTLSSLTILSGTNVQWYSDASGNNYLASGNNYLPSFPTDVLNDSTVSYYATSTINGCESVTTEVSIIINALPALPSVSNITPYCEAEIILPITVSGETGATYKWYSDSDLTLLASVNQTFDPMRVAPTYSTLDTLNYWVVQVGTDGCESLPQKVDIPVYPTPIKPVIDNPNLTYCSGDIVNSLSVSTAGANIKWYSDALLSTQVGFGDSFTPALNTNVSSDSSVIYYVTETLNGCESPSTLVSIQIYKTPDVPSINTPLAMCSGGTLSSLTIATGINVQWYSDAAGINYLGSGNNYLPSFATDVLNDSTVSYYATSTINGCESTTTEVSIIINALPASPSVPNITPYCEAEVILPMTASGETGATYKWYSDSDLTLLASVNQTFDPMRVAPAYSTLDTLNYWVVQVGTDGCESLPQKVDITVYPTPLKPVIDNPNPVYCSGDIIQAINVTTGSNIKWYSDAVLSTQVGLGVSYTPIVNTNVSSDSLVTYYVTETMNGCESPSTLISIQIYKTPSPPTFNAPAALCSGGTLSILTIDTGVNVQWYSDASGVNYLGSGNNYRPSFSTNVLNDSIVSFYATSTINGCESPTAAVDIIINALPAIPSVPDITPYCEAETILPITVVGETGATFKWYSDIDLTSLESVNQTFDPARVAPTYSTLDTLNYWVVQVGTDGCESLPQKVDIPVYPTPTKPIIDNSNPIYCSGDVIQPITVIAGINIKWYDDVALTSIVSTTTSFTPPDPNSSSDFSQKYFVTQTVNGCESDTTQVTFVVNKTPGNPSVTATLNYCSGDVLQPMIVTGLVDDITWYSDASLTNTVGTTNTFTPTDNTVVTAETTYTYYVTDTHLGCEGSATQLNIVVHPLPVFDLFGIEDGDVFCKSDNNPLIITTVSGGVLTSPTGALIRTNNEVVLENSPLGVQTIRYTYTNENGCLDFIERSFTIVDVPVTAFGYDVFCDTRTVEFRDESVLQDSTNIISWQYDFGVGESSVTLTDSLTAASYQYTFNTAGFKTVVLTVITNQGCSEISSTETIFIGTPPEVAFEWSVSEFGADMLFMETSMANEIDTLSVWQWDFGDGTIEIIDALTNVTGATRHRYSQVGEYDVELMVTTTKGCSKILTEKVYVLPRVSLISEDDEYIENFNSSDGDWVHRGDSSSWDYGIASGTDLMTETNAWVTNLSSNYHFNEHSFLYTPSFDISGLSRPMITFDMQFDMETDVDGLTLQYSLDSGQTWNILGSVDDPINWYNSEDVSINPGNQLLLSGDNPIGWSGSTVEEGAIFREFKSIRHSLDQFIGQEHLQFRFAFRSNSALVHEGVVIDNVFIGNRKKVVVLESMTNAGQLSDSRSFPRLDSVLNYLSEDAFAINYHIKLSGYSDSLNTDNPEPSSGRKFYYGITDAPNTIVDGNSFQGHTDDFIDNYQNYIATRALLDPEFDISLQLPSIGSTNEIEITITANTEFSSDETEIVVHLVTVEREIFGIEVSRGLSTHTDVMKSMSPAPGAEGTSFVGRSWVTGSSETFTVEWDNPQVYDTDQAEVIAFVQNNLTKEIYQAIRLNVSALTSSDPILSINPSDKIEWEVYPNPSSDIVNISAPLSLIDCSYIVSNTNGKKILEDRFTGNTYSIDVNSLPTGVYIVQHFQGDEIIGQPLKFVVVK from the coding sequence ATGATTAAATTATACAACTTTAAATATATATTAGCTTTACCTCTTTTCTTATTGTGTTTTTGTTTGCAAGCTCAGACATTAATGCACAATAATAATATTAGCGTAAATACAACTTCTCTTGAGTGGACTTTAACAGGGTCAAGTCTTTCTCCAGTTGTTACAGACTTTGAATTATTTGAAAATACTACGGGGCAGACTGCAGGGACTTATTTGACATTGATCACTATAAATAGTGGGACGGAGTATCGAATAATTGCAAATATCTCAACTTTAAAAACAGATACAGATCAATTTAAGTTACAGTTTAATAGTACAGATGCTACTAAAAATTACATTATTGATGAAACAGCTCCTTCAGCCCCTTCATTGTTAAGAATACATGAAGATTTTGATTTAGGGACTAGTAATTCAGATAATATTACAAATATGACTTCATTGTTATTTCAAGTAACAGCAGAAGTAGGAAGTACAATAACTCTTTATGACGGAGGAAGTAATTTAATAGCAATAGGCCCATGTACTGGCACAAATGTTTTTATTGGAGTTGTTGCAGCAGGTACTCAGAATATCCAAGCTTATGCAACAGATATTGCGGGTAATATTTCTTCTGTAACAACAACATCTATTACGGTTGATACAACCGTTCCATCGACACCAAATACTCCAGATTTATTGACAAGTTCAGATAGTGGAACAAGTACAGCAGATGATATCACAAATAGTACTACACCAACATTTACATTAAGTGGACTTACTAATACTACTGGTTTTAAAGTACAATTAGAAAGTGATAAAGATGGAGTTTTAGAGACTGTTTTAATAACAGGAACTTCTCAGGACGTCACTTTAAGTTCTTCTTTGTCTGAAGGTGTACATCAAATATCAGCTAAAATGATTGATGTAGCAGGAAATGAAAGTACTGCATCTTCTAATCTATCTCTAACAATTGATACTACAATTCCAGTTACGCCATCAATTACTTTGAATACGAATTCAGATACAGGAAGAGATAATTCAGATTATAAATCGACTGATTTAACACCAACTTTTACGATAGTTTCTCCAGTTGGAAGTACAATCACCTTATACGAGGGAAGTAATACTAAAGGAACATTAACATCAACAGGTTCTGATCAAATTACATCGTCTATTATTACTTCTGGAGCAGTTTATAATTATACAGTCAAAGTAAATGATATAGCAGGGAATGAGTCTAATGTGTCAAATACTATTGTATATGATTTGAAAAATATAACAATACCTCCTTTAACTTTACCAATTCTAAATGGAGCGTCAGATTCGGGGATAATTGGTGATGGGAAAACCAATAACACTACACCAATATTTAACTTTACTGGTTTGACAAATGTTGATTCAAGAGAAATTATAGTTAATAGTTCTATTGACGGAGAAGTTGGGAGAGAAACAATTACAGGAATAAATAATAATATAACACTTACTACTCTTTCAGAAGGAACACATACTATTAGTTATTTTATAGAAGATGTTTATGGTAATATTTCAACTACAGGTAATCAAGTATTAATTATTGATACTACACCTCCGAGTTTATCAAGTGTTTCTATAGTTTCTGATAATGGTGTAAATTCTGAATTAGTTGAAAATGGAAATACAAGTACACTCTCTTTTACGGCAAATGAATTATTACGTACTACATCTACAGTAGTGTTGGGAGGTCAAAATGCAACTTTATCGAATATCGCGAATGATTATACAGCTAGTTATTTATTTTCAAATCCTGCTAATTATGTTGCTGTTTCATTTTCAATTTCTTTAGAAGATGAAGCAGGTAATTTAGGCACTTCTGTTACATCAACTACAGATGGTTCTCAGAATTACTTTTATCCAGCTTTGACGAATGTTATTACTGCTCCAACTTCTACTCAATTTTGTGATGGGGATTTAGTGAGCTTTACGACACCTTCTTCGAGTGCATCTGGAGGTGCTGGAGGTTATGTTTATAATTGGGAGAGAAGGTTAGGTGCTGGAGGTTATGTTAGTTTGAATTATTCGCACGAGCAGTTAGTTGAAAATACTAATTTATCTGTCGGAACTTATACATATAGAAGATCTGTAGAAAGTGATGGTATAACATTAAATTCTAACACATTCTCTGTTAATGTTATAAACGGTATAAATAATATAATTTCATCACCAGCAGATACCGAATATTGTAATTCTGCAAATGTTGGAGGTGTAACAATTAATACAACTACAGCCTCTGGAGGAACGGGTACTTTTAGTTATCAATGGCAATATGCTATTAATGGTGGCGGATGGATAAATGATGGTACATCGTCTAATTATACAAACTCTGTTATTTTTTCGACAAATGGAAATTACAGTTTCAGAAGGATTGTTAGTTCAGGGGCATGTACATCTATTTCAAATGAGGTTGATGTAGAAATAAATCCTAGTATTTCATCAAATACAATAAATAATATATCTGGAAATACAGTATGCTTAGGAGATGCAATTGTATTAATAGGCTCAATTCCAACAGGAGGAAATGATTCTTATACATATCAATGGTATAGACAAAGAAATGGAGGAAGCTTTAATAGTATTCCTGGAGCAACTTCACAAAGTTATTATAATGCTTCTGTTAGTAACCCAGGTCAATATATCTTTAGAAGAGAAGTAACTTCAGGTAGTTGCACTAGCCCAGAGTTAACTTCAATAATAAATGTTCCTGCATTAATTTCAACATTTAATTTAGAACCCTCAACAACAAGTCATTCTGATATTCAAACTATAGCTGTACCGTTAAATGTAACAGGTTTAGTTTCAGGAGAGACGTTTTATTGCTCGGGACCAGGGGTAGTAAGTACTGGTGCCGGATCTGGAAATAATAATTTTTACCCAAATTTAGCTACTCAAGGAACACACACAATAAATTATCATATTACTGGCAGCGATGGTTGTGAACAAGTTGAAGCTGTTGTTTTTAATATTTATGATGGTTCTAGCGTAATTTCAGTTGGGGCCCAATATTGCGAGGATGACGCTGCTGTAACTTTAACAGTTCCTGTTCAGCCTAGTTTTACAGGTACTGGACCTTACACTTTAGTTAGGTTTGAAGGTGATGGTACATCGGGAATGGCTACACCATCTGGAGCTACTTTTACTCCTGCTGATGTTTTGGCTGCTAACCCATCTGTTTTAGATGGTCAAAATTACTCTACAACTCTAACTGCGGTTTATGAAGATTCTTCAATACCTGTAGTTGAATACTCTGTTTCTCAGTCAGTTATTATTACTAAAAATCATATAGCAAATATAAATTTATCTCAATTAGATTTTTGTGAAGATGATGCCCCATTTTCTGTAGATGCTAATGTAGATGGTGTTTTAAGTTCTTCGGGTGGTGTATTTGATTTAGATGGAGGAGCTTTAGTTTCTAACAATAGTATAATTATCAATCCAAGAAATTTAAGTTTAGGAAGTCATACATTGAGATATACCTATACAGATAATAATATTAATTCTTGCTCTGTAGTAGATGTAATTACATTTAATGTGAATCGTTTACCAACAGTAGGTTACCGTTATGTATCAAGTGGAGATGATGGACATTTTTGTTTTGATGGAGATACTGTTTTTTTACAAGGCATTGCTAATTCAGTTGATGTTACTTCTGGGTCTTTTAGTACTTTAGATGCAGTAGCGTCAGCTTTAATTGATAATAATGATGGAACAGCATACTTTATCCCATCTCAGATGGGATTGGATATTTATGATAGTGATGAAGATTATACGATCACTTTTAGTTATACGGATGGTGTTGGATGTTTAAATGATGCAGATTCTGTTGTCACTATATATGGTTTTGATGAAGTAGGTTTGGCTTTTAGTTCATCTTCTGATTCGGTATGTTACAGTGACGGAGATGTCTTAATTACTCCAATGGAAGGATTGTCTGCTTATGCAGGGAATGGAACTTATACTATTAGTAGTGGAGGATTAACATCAAACATGGATGGAACAGCCTCTTTTAATCCATCTGTAGCATCTGTAGCAGCAGGAGAAACAAGCACAAGTGATTACTCAATGCATATAATTACTTATACTTATGATAATTTAGAAGGATGTTTGTTAAGTATTAATGACACTTTATATGTAAAACCATTGCCTTCAATCCCTTCATTAACAAGTTCGGTACCTTCATATTGCTCAAATGATGTTGCACTAGCACCAATTCAAGTAACAGGAGAGACAGGAGCTTCATTTGTGTGGTATTCTGATGTGGGTTTGACATCTGTAGTAAGTTCATCGAATACGTTAACTCCAAGTAATGCACCGAATGTTTCAGCACTAACTACTGTTAGTTATTATGTAGTACAAACAAATACTGATGTTTGTACAAGTGATCCACTACAAGTTGATATTCTAATATACTCTAAGCCAGTTGCTCCATTATTACATGCAGCAAATCAAACTACATATTGTTCTGGGGAGATAGTGAATAGTTTATCTGTAGCAACTGCAGGTACTAATATTAAATGGTATTCAGATGCTGTTCTTTCTACACAAGTAGGCTTTGGAGACACATTTACACCCGCATTAAATACAAATGTATCTTCAGATTCATCAGTAACTTATTATGTAACAGAGACAACAAATGGCTGTGAAGGTCCGTCAACATTAGTCTCTATTCAAATTTATAAAACACCTAATCCTCCTACGGTCAATTTGCCTGCTGTTATGTGTTCTGGAGGAACTTTATCAAGTTTGACAATTTTATCAGGTACAAATGTACAGTGGTATTCAGATGCATCAGGGAATAATTACTTAGCATCAGGGAATAATTATTTACCTTCTTTTCCTACAGATGTTTTAAATGATTCTACTGTAAGCTATTATGCGACAAGTACAATAAATGGTTGTGAGTCAGTAACTACAGAAGTAAGTATTATAATTAATGCATTACCTGCTTTACCGTCAGTTTCAAATATTACACCTTATTGTGAGGCAGAAATAATTTTACCTATTACAGTTTCAGGAGAAACAGGAGCAACCTACAAATGGTATTCTGATTCAGATTTAACTCTGTTAGCTTCAGTAAATCAGACATTTGATCCCATGAGAGTAGCACCAACTTATTCAACCTTAGATACTCTTAATTATTGGGTAGTTCAAGTAGGAACTGATGGTTGTGAATCATTACCTCAAAAAGTTGATATTCCAGTTTATCCTACACCTATAAAACCTGTAATTGATAATCCGAATCTCACCTATTGTTCTGGAGATATTGTTAATAGTTTATCTGTGTCTACTGCGGGTGCAAATATTAAATGGTATTCGGATGCATTACTCTCTACTCAAGTTGGTTTTGGAGATTCTTTTACACCTGCATTAAATACAAATGTATCTTCAGATTCATCAGTAATATATTATGTAACAGAGACATTAAATGGTTGTGAAAGTCCCTCAACCTTAGTTTCCATTCAAATTTATAAAACACCAGATGTACCTAGCATTAATACTCCTTTAGCAATGTGTTCAGGAGGAACTCTATCAAGTTTAACAATTGCTACAGGAATAAATGTACAATGGTATTCAGATGCAGCAGGCATAAATTATTTAGGATCTGGTAATAATTATTTACCTTCTTTTGCAACAGATGTACTAAATGATTCCACTGTAAGCTATTATGCGACGAGTACAATAAATGGTTGTGAGTCAACAACTACAGAAGTAAGTATTATAATTAATGCATTACCTGCTTCACCTTCTGTTCCAAATATTACACCTTATTGTGAGGCAGAAGTAATTTTACCTATGACAGCTTCAGGAGAAACAGGAGCAACCTACAAATGGTATTCTGATTCAGATCTAACTCTGTTAGCTTCAGTAAATCAGACATTTGATCCTATGAGAGTAGCACCAGCTTATTCGACCTTAGATACTCTTAATTATTGGGTAGTTCAAGTAGGAACAGATGGTTGTGAGTCATTACCTCAAAAAGTTGATATTACAGTTTACCCTACACCTTTAAAACCTGTAATAGATAATCCTAACCCTGTTTATTGTTCTGGAGACATTATTCAAGCAATAAATGTCACAACAGGTTCAAATATTAAATGGTATTCAGATGCGGTATTATCTACTCAAGTTGGTCTTGGTGTCTCATATACTCCTATAGTAAATACAAATGTATCTTCGGATTCTTTAGTTACATATTATGTAACTGAAACAATGAATGGCTGTGAAAGTCCATCAACTTTAATTTCAATTCAAATTTATAAAACTCCTTCTCCTCCTACTTTTAATGCTCCAGCAGCTCTATGTTCAGGTGGAACCTTGTCTATTTTAACAATTGATACAGGTGTAAATGTTCAATGGTATTCAGATGCTTCAGGAGTAAACTATTTAGGATCAGGCAATAACTATCGACCCTCTTTTTCAACAAATGTTCTAAATGATTCTATTGTTAGTTTTTATGCAACAAGTACAATCAATGGTTGCGAATCTCCAACTGCGGCTGTAGATATTATAATTAATGCATTACCAGCAATACCTTCAGTTCCTGATATTACACCTTATTGTGAAGCAGAAACAATTTTACCTATAACTGTTGTAGGTGAAACCGGAGCAACCTTTAAGTGGTATTCTGATATAGATCTTACATCACTAGAGTCAGTAAACCAGACATTTGATCCTGCTAGGGTAGCGCCAACCTATTCGACTCTAGATACTCTTAATTATTGGGTAGTTCAAGTAGGAACAGATGGTTGTGAATCATTACCTCAAAAAGTTGATATCCCAGTTTACCCTACACCTACAAAACCAATAATAGATAATTCAAACCCTATATATTGTTCTGGTGATGTTATTCAACCAATAACTGTCATAGCTGGTATAAATATAAAATGGTATGATGATGTTGCGTTAACAAGTATAGTTTCCACAACTACTTCTTTTACCCCTCCAGATCCAAATAGTTCTTCGGACTTCAGTCAAAAATATTTTGTAACTCAAACAGTTAATGGTTGTGAAAGTGATACTACTCAAGTAACATTTGTTGTTAATAAAACCCCCGGTAATCCTAGTGTTACAGCTACGCTTAATTATTGTTCAGGAGATGTATTACAACCAATGATTGTAACAGGGTTAGTAGATGATATTACTTGGTATAGTGATGCGTCTTTAACCAATACTGTAGGTACTACAAATACATTTACGCCTACTGATAATACCGTGGTTACTGCAGAAACAACGTATACTTATTATGTAACTGATACTCACTTAGGTTGTGAAGGAAGTGCAACTCAATTAAATATTGTGGTACACCCATTGCCAGTATTTGATCTGTTTGGGATTGAAGATGGAGATGTATTTTGTAAATCAGATAATAATCCATTAATTATTACAACTGTTTCTGGTGGAGTTTTAACATCTCCGACAGGTGCTTTAATACGAACTAATAATGAAGTTGTATTAGAAAATTCTCCTTTAGGAGTTCAAACAATAAGATATACATATACTAATGAAAATGGATGTTTAGATTTTATTGAAAGGTCGTTTACAATAGTTGATGTACCTGTTACGGCATTTGGATACGATGTATTTTGTGATACTAGAACTGTAGAATTTAGAGATGAATCTGTTTTACAAGATTCTACGAATATAATTAGTTGGCAATATGATTTTGGGGTAGGAGAATCTTCAGTGACTTTAACGGATTCACTTACAGCAGCAAGCTATCAATATACATTTAATACAGCAGGTTTTAAAACTGTAGTATTAACTGTCATCACAAACCAAGGTTGTTCGGAAATATCCTCTACAGAAACGATATTCATAGGTACGCCTCCTGAGGTAGCTTTTGAATGGAGTGTTTCTGAATTTGGAGCAGATATGCTTTTTATGGAAACATCAATGGCTAATGAAATAGATACATTATCAGTTTGGCAGTGGGATTTTGGAGATGGTACAATTGAAATTATTGATGCTCTAACAAACGTAACTGGAGCTACAAGACACCGTTATTCTCAAGTAGGTGAATATGATGTAGAATTAATGGTAACTACCACAAAGGGGTGTTCTAAAATTCTTACAGAAAAAGTATATGTACTTCCAAGAGTTTCATTAATTTCTGAAGATGATGAATATATAGAAAATTTCAACTCTTCAGATGGTGATTGGGTACATCGAGGTGATTCATCAAGTTGGGATTATGGTATTGCAAGCGGAACAGATCTAATGACTGAAACAAATGCGTGGGTAACAAATTTATCATCTAATTACCATTTTAATGAGCATTCATTCCTATATACTCCTTCTTTTGATATATCTGGCTTGTCTCGACCAATGATAACTTTTGATATGCAATTTGATATGGAAACAGATGTAGATGGTTTAACATTACAGTACTCTCTAGATTCAGGTCAAACATGGAATATCTTAGGAAGTGTGGACGACCCTATAAATTGGTATAACAGTGAGGATGTAAGTATTAATCCAGGTAATCAACTATTACTTTCAGGAGATAACCCAATTGGTTGGTCAGGTAGTACAGTAGAAGAAGGAGCGATTTTTAGAGAGTTTAAATCCATCCGTCATAGCTTAGATCAATTTATAGGACAAGAGCATTTACAATTTAGGTTTGCATTTCGTTCAAATTCAGCCTTGGTACATGAGGGTGTTGTAATTGATAATGTATTTATAGGTAATCGTAAAAAAGTGGTTGTTTTAGAATCAATGACAAATGCGGGACAACTGTCAGATTCAAGGTCATTCCCTAGATTAGATTCTGTTTTAAACTACCTAAGTGAAGATGCTTTTGCTATTAATTATCATATAAAATTAAGTGGATATTCAGACTCTCTAAATACTGATAATCCTGAACCTTCAAGTGGTAGAAAGTTTTATTATGGGATAACAGATGCTCCTAATACTATTGTAGATGGTAATAGTTTTCAAGGACATACAGATGATTTTATTGATAATTATCAGAATTATATTGCTACTCGTGCTTTATTAGATCCTGAATTTGATATAAGTTTACAATTACCTTCTATTGGTAGTACTAATGAAATTGAAATTACGATCACAGCTAATACCGAATTCTCTTCTGATGAAACGGAAATAGTTGTTCATCTAGTAACAGTAGAAAGAGAAATATTTGGAATCGAAGTAAGCAGAGGTTTGTCAACTCATACAGATGTAATGAAGTCTATGAGTCCAGCACCAGGAGCAGAAGGAACAAGTTTTGTGGGTAGAAGTTGGGTAACTGGTAGTTCAGAAACATTTACGGTAGAATGGGATAACCCACAAGTTTATGATACAGACCAAGCAGAAGTAATAGCTTTCGTACAGAATAATCTTACTAAAGAGATATATCAGGCAATACGTTTAAATGTATCTGCATTAACTTCTTCTGACCCTATTTTGTCAATTAACCCTTCAGATAAGATAGAATGGGAGGTATATCCAAATCCATCTTCTGATATAGTTAATATTTCGGCTCCATTATCATTAATTGATTGTTCTTATATCGTTTCTAATACCAATGGTAAAAAGATTTTGGAAGACAGGTTTACAGGAAATACATATTCTATAGATGTCAATTCATTACCGACAGGAGTATATATTGTACAGCATTTTCAAGGCGATGAAATTATTGGACAGCCATTAAAATTTGTTGTCGTTAAGTAA
- a CDS encoding porin family protein, whose product MYSINFNITQLIKLSTLFFLSLSSSIIIAQDCEEAFVQANVLYNDGKLSQVPEKINSCIELGYESESKQIQARRLVILSYLYADRLDEAEENMLFLLKQYPEYKPVSADPAELKNLYGKFRSRPIMTFGLLGGVSYNQAHIEQTFGVGSEELHSAVEYAPKVNFKVGVTFSYLLNNHFQLNLAPTYENVVFETSEKPLDFSTTTMKESQSWLHVPLVLRWMITQKTQLKPFIGVGGGLRYLLSASIEGTQSFDNNEIADIEPSPITVKEQRKEILYEAYLQLGFQVKSRMTHWTVMASYSYALDTFNKPNTRYDNSELIFSYGFIDNDIKLDVISLNVSFSYDFYKPKMYRKYRKLD is encoded by the coding sequence TTGTATTCAATTAACTTCAATATTACTCAATTAATAAAACTAAGCACACTATTCTTTCTCTCTTTATCTAGTTCAATAATAATTGCTCAAGATTGTGAAGAAGCATTTGTACAAGCTAATGTTTTATATAATGATGGGAAACTCTCTCAAGTTCCTGAAAAAATTAATAGCTGTATAGAACTAGGCTATGAATCAGAATCTAAACAGATTCAAGCCCGTAGGTTGGTTATTCTATCTTACTTATATGCAGATAGATTAGATGAAGCGGAAGAAAACATGCTTTTTCTCTTAAAACAATATCCAGAATATAAACCAGTAAGTGCAGACCCTGCTGAATTAAAAAACTTATACGGCAAATTTAGGTCGCGCCCTATCATGACCTTTGGTTTATTAGGTGGGGTAAGTTATAACCAAGCTCATATTGAACAAACGTTTGGTGTTGGTTCTGAAGAATTACATTCAGCTGTAGAATATGCTCCTAAAGTGAATTTTAAAGTAGGCGTAACTTTTTCGTACTTATTGAATAATCATTTTCAATTAAATCTTGCTCCAACTTATGAAAATGTAGTATTTGAGACTTCTGAAAAGCCGTTAGATTTTTCAACCACAACAATGAAGGAATCTCAATCATGGCTACATGTTCCACTTGTTCTTCGTTGGATGATTACTCAAAAAACACAATTAAAACCATTTATTGGAGTAGGTGGAGGCCTTAGGTATTTATTGTCAGCCTCAATAGAAGGCACTCAATCTTTTGATAATAATGAGATTGCCGATATTGAACCATCACCAATAACTGTAAAAGAGCAACGCAAAGAAATTTTATATGAAGCATACCTACAATTAGGGTTTCAGGTAAAATCAAGAATGACACATTGGACAGTTATGGCATCATATAGTTATGCTTTAGACACGTTTAATAAACCTAATACTAGATATGATAATTCTGAATTGATTTTTAGCTACGGGTTTATTGATAATGATATAAAATTAGACGTTATATCATTGAATGTTAGTTTTTCTTATGATTTTTATAAGCCAAAAATGTATAGGAAATACCGAAAACTTGATTAA